The Rhododendron vialii isolate Sample 1 chromosome 5a, ASM3025357v1 genome contains a region encoding:
- the LOC131326708 gene encoding protein OCTOPUS-like, protein MNPTTEQPPPPPQPLQPHRSSFSCDRHPTEQFTGFCPSCLCERLTSLDPSSSATASSSSRRPSNASLAATSSTAANALKAIFRLPTSSADLNNNKSNVKSTNNKNKNAAAASASNTSLFPELRRTQSFSASKNEGFSGVFEPQRHSCDVRGRNTLWSLFNLDDERKNGDHRPVEVEARNSVSSAVAAPVLESKEEDEEEEEEEEEEQFIDVDSDNEDEIRVSHVSNHDEIRVSSCSNHDGIRISNYSNHDGVRVSNCSNHDGIRISNYSNHDGLRVSTSSNHDGVRISNFSNHDGTRISNYSNHDEIRVPREANAVEEMGVGEGEIVEEENFNEEIKTMKDHIDLDSQAKKKMGGNFTLWSAASVFSKKWHNWRQKQKKMKQRKNNDAALPVDKPISRQFRETQSEVADYGFGRRSCDTDPRFSLDAGRISFDDPRYSFDEPRASWDGYLIGGSRGNFSRLPPILSVVEDSPVVHVARSDAHIPVEQPRNSNCGNGDVVVPGGTEQTREYYSDSSSRRRKSLDRSSSIRKTAAAVVAEIDELKGVSNAKVTPATVDLVGERELRHLNSISLRDDCSETFELGFGDNGSVVGNGGNGEGKGLKKSRRWRAWNIWGFIHRRNGGTKDEDDERYKYNGRGNGVERSFSESWQELRRGESNGEVKIGGFNRRVFRSNSSVSSRNSYFMGGSFGNVRKPSVETNGNGKKRREDFGLERNRSARYSPNHVDNGLLRFYLTPMRSSSRRGGLGKSKSNNTHSITRTLMRMY, encoded by the coding sequence ATGAATCCCACCACCGAacaaccaccaccgccaccgcaaCCATTGCAACCCCACCGCTCATCCTTCAGCTGTGACCGCCACCCCACCGAGCAGTTCACCGGCTTCTGCCCCTCATGCCTCTGCGAACGCCTCACCTCACTAGATCCCTCCTCCTCCGccaccgcctcctcctcctcccgcCGTCCCTCCAACGCCTCCCTCGCCGCCACTTCCTCCACCGCCGCCAACGCCCTTAAAGCCATCTTCCGCCTCCCCACCTCCTCCGCCGacctcaacaacaacaaaagcaaCGTCAAAAGTACGaataacaagaacaagaacGCAGCGGCAGCGTCTGCTTCTAATACTTCTCTGTTTCCCGAGCTGCGCAGGACGCAGTCGTTTTCAGCGTCGAAGAACGAGGGTTTCTCCGGGGTGTTCGAGCCCCAGCGGCACTCCTGCGACGTCAGGGGCCGGAACACGCTCTGGTCCCTATTCAACCTCGACGACGAGAGGAAGAACGGCGACCACCGCCCGGTCGAGGTCGAGGCCCGGAACTCCGTCTCCTCCGCCGTCGCCGCTCCCGTCCTCGAGtccaaagaagaagatgaagaagaagaggaagaagaagaagaagaacagttCATCGACGTCGATTCCGACAATGAGGACGAAATCAGGGTATCTCATGTTTCCAACCACGACGAAATCAGGGTTTCCAGTTGTTCCAACCACGATGGAATTAGGATCTCCAACTATTCCAACCACGATGGAGTTAGGGTTTCCAATTGTTCCAACCACGACGGGATTAGGATCTCCAATTATTCCAACCACGATGGACTTAGGGTTTCCACTAGTTCCAACCACGATGGGGTTAGGATTTCCAATTTTTCCAACCACGATGGAACTAGGATCTCCAATTATTCCAACCACGATGAGATTAGGGTTCCAAGAGAGGCAAATGCTGTTGAAGAAATGGGAGTTGGGGAAGGAGAAATCGTCGAGGAGGAGAATTTTAATGAAGAAATAAAGACTATGAAGGATCACATAGATCTGGATTCACAGGCGAAGAAGAAAATGGGAGGGAATTTCACGCTGTGGTCGGCGGCATCGGTGTTCAGTAAGAAATGGCACAACTGGAGGCAGAAGCAGAAGAAGATGAAGCAGCGGAAGAACAACGACGCCGCATTGCCGGTGGACAAGCCGATCTCGCGGCAGTTCCGGGAGACCCAGTCGGAGGTGGCGGACTACGGGTTCGGCCGGCGGTCGTGCGACACCGATCCTCGGTTCTCGCTCGACGCCGGCCGGATCTCGTTCGACGATCCTAGGTACTCGTTTGACGAGCCTAGGGCTTCTTGGGATGGGTACTTGATCGGCGGGAGCCGGGGGAATTTCTCCCGGCTCCCGCCGATACTCTCGGTGGTGGAGGATTCTCCTGTGGTTCATGTTGCTAGGTCTGATGCTCACATTCCGGTTGAACAGCCCAGGAATAGTAATTGTGGAAATGGGGATGTAGTTGTTCCTGGTGGGACGGAGCAAACAAGGGAGTACTATTCGGACTCGTCGTCGCGGCGGAGGAAGAGTTTAGACCGGTCTAGTTCTATAAGGAAGACAGCGGCGGCAGTGGTGGCCGAAATCGACGAATTGAAGGGTGTTTCGAATGCTAAAGTGACGCCCGCGACCGTTGATTTGGTGGGTGAGAGAGAGTTGAGGCATTTGAATTCGATTTCGTTGAGAGACGACTGTTCGGAGACGTTTGAATTGGGTTTTGGGGATAATGGTTCGGTAGTCGGAAATGGTGGGAATGGAGAAGGAAAGGGGTTGAAGAAGTCTCGCCGGTGGAGGGCGTGGAACATATGGGGGTTTATACACAGGCGAAATGGAGGCACTAAAGATGAAGATGATGAGAGGTATAAATACAATGGTAGGGGAAATGGGGTGGAGAGATCATTCTCAGAGTCTTGGCAAGAGCTGAGGAGGGGGGAAAGCAATGGTGAAGTGAAAATTGGGGGTTTTAATAGAAGGGTATTTCGAAGTAATAGCAGTGTGAGCTCGAGGAATTCGTATTTCATGGGGGGATCATTTGGAAATGTGAGAAAACCTAGTGTTGAGACGAATGGAAACGGGAAAAAGAGGCGAGAGGACTTTGGTTTGGAAAGGAATCGGAGCGCTAGGTATTCGCCAAACCATGTCGATAATGGGCTTTTGAGGTTTTACTTGACACCGATGAGGAGCAGCAGTCGAAGAGGGGGGTTGGGGAAGAGTAAATCGAATAATACACATTCAATCACGAGGACTTTGATGCGAATGTATTGA
- the LOC131326930 gene encoding protein NRT1/ PTR FAMILY 8.1-like yields MRTTMEEAGKYTKDGTTDFRKNPAIKKETGSWKACPYILGNECCERLAYYGINTNLVNYLKFQLNQTSVAAVSNVTNWSGTCYVTPLLGAFLADAYLGRYWTIATFSIIYVFGMTLLTLSASLHGLKPQCDSQNVCHPTGFQAGIFYMGLYLIALGTGGIKPCVSPFGADQFDDSDETEKKSKSSFFNWFYLSINMGALVASTVLVWIQTNVGWGWGFGIPAAAMAAAVVSFFSGTRLYRNQRPGGSPLTRICQVVVASFRKARVRVPDDKSFLFEFVEGECVVKGSRKLDHTEQLSFFDKAAVETQSDRIKGSIDAWRLCTVTQVEELKSIIRLLPILATGIIFTTVYSQMGTLFVLQGNTMDLHMTSSFQIPPASLSLFDTVSVIFWVPVYDRVIVPFARKFTGHRNGFTQLQRIAVGLVISVFAMLAAGTLELVRLRMVREHDFYELEHVPISVFWQVPQYFVIGCAEVFTFIGQLEFFYEQAPDAMRSLCSALSLATVALGNYLSSLLVNVVTDLSTRHGKAGWIPDNLNYGHLDYFFWLLALLSVLNLGVYLLVAKWYTYKKPVGPSTGATP; encoded by the exons ATGCGAACAACAATGGAAGAAGCAGGTAAGTACACAAAAGATGGGACAACTGATTTCCGCAAGAATCCAGCCATTAAGAAGGAAACTGGAAGCTGGAAAGCTTGCCCTTATATTCTCG GAAATGAATGCTGCGAAAGATTGGCCTACTATGGGATCAACACAAATCTAGTGAATTATCTCAAGTTTCAATTGAACCAGACCAGTGTTGCAGCAGTCAGCAATGTCACAAATTGGTCTGGCACCTGCTATGTCACCCCTTTGCTTGGAGCTTTTCTAGCAGATGCCTACTTGGGAAGATACTGGACCATTGCTACTTTCTCCATCATCTACGTCTTC GGGATGACACTATTAACACTATCTGCATCTCTGCACGGCCTAAAACCGCAATGCGACTCGCAAAACGTATGCCACCCAACAGGCTTCCAGGCCGGGATTTTCTACATGGGACTTTACCTAATTGCCCTCGGCACCGGAGGGATCAAACCCTGCGTTTCGCCCTTCGGTGCCGACCAATTCGACGATTCCGACGAGACAGAGAAGAAAAGCAAGAGCTCCTTCTTCAATTGGTTCTACTTGTCAATCAACATGGGCGCGCTCGTGGCCTCTACCGTGCTCGTTTGGATACAGACCAATGTGGGGTGGGGATGGGGTTTCGGTATCCCGGCCGCAGCGATGGCAGCGGCTGTCGTGAGTTTCTTTTCGGGTACGAGGCTGTACCGGAACCAGAGACCCGGCGGGAGTCCGTTGACCCGGATTTGTCAGGTGGTGGTTGCTTCATTTAGGAAGGCTCGGGTTCGAGTCCCGGACGATAAGTCTTTTCTGTTTGAGTTTGTGGAGGGAGAATGTGTTGTCAAAGGAAGCCGCAAGCTTGATCACACTGAACAACTAAG TTTCTTCGACAAGGCAGCAGTGGAGACTCAATCCGATCGAATCAAAGGCTCAATCGATGCCTGGAGACTCTGCACCGTAACCCAAGTCGAAGAACTCAAATCCATAATCAGATTACTCCCAATTTTAGCCACAGGCATCATATTCACCACAGTCTACAGTCAAATGGGCACCTTATTCGTCCTCCAGGGCAACACAATGGACCTCCACATGACCTCCTCGTTCCAAATTCCCCCggcctccctctccctcttcgaCACCGTGAGCGTCATCTTCTGGGTCCCAGTCTACGACCGAGTCATCGTGCCCTTTGCCAGGAAATTCACGGGCCACAGAAACGGATTCACTCAGCTCCAGCGGATAGCGGTCGGGCTGGTTATCTCTGTTTTCGCCATGTTGGCCGCGGGCACTCTAGAACTCGTCCGGTTGAGAATGGTTCGGGAGCATGACTTTTATGAACTCGAGCATGTACCCATTTCGGTCTTCTGGCAAGTTCCGCAGTATTTCGTTATCGGGTGTGCTGAGGTTTTCACATTTATCGGGCAGCTGGAGTTTTTCTATGAGCAGGCTCCGGATGCGATGAGAAGCCTCTGTTCGGCCCTGTCGCTAGCCACGGTTGCGCTCGGGAACTATTTGAGCTCGTTGCTTGTGAATGTGGTCACTGATTTGAGTACCAGACATGGGAAGGCTGGTTGGATACCTGATAACTTGAACTATGGGCATTTGGATTACTTCTTCTGGCTTTTGGCTTTGTTGAGTGTGCTGAATTTGGGAGTTTATCTCTTGGTTGCTAAGTGGTACACATATAAGAAGCCGGTCGGTCCGTCCACCGGTGCAACACCTTGA
- the LOC131326932 gene encoding laccase-4 isoform X1, translating to MESWIRVVILVACLFPALVECRVRHFKFNVVMRNKSRLCSTKSIVTVNGRFPGPTLYAREGDTVLVKVVNHVKYNVSIHWHGIRQLRTGWADGPAYITQCPIQPSQSYVYNFTITGQRGTLLWHAHILWLRATVHGALVVLPKRGVPYPFPKPQSEVVVILAEWWKSDTEAVINEALKSGLAPNVSDAHTINGHPGPVSACPSQAGFTLSVQSGKTYMLRLINAALNEELFFKIAGHKLTVVEVDATYVKPFKIDTIVIAPGQTTNVIVSADQNSGKYALSASPFMDAPIAVDNVTATATLHYSGTLSNTPTTFATPPPKNATAIANNFLDSLKSLNSKKYPAQVPIKVDHSLFFTVGLGINPCPSCIAGNGSRVVASVNNVTFVMPTTALLQAHFFKIKGVFTTDFPGNPPNTFNYTGAGPTNLSTKNGTKVYRLPYNATVQVVLQDTGIIAPENHPVHLHGFNFYVVGKGLGNYNAKKDPKKFNLVDPVERNTIGVPSGGWVAFRFRADNPGVWFMHCHLEVHTTWGLKMAFLVDNGKGPKESVLPPPKDLPKC from the exons atggagtcTTGGATTCGAGTTGTGATATTAGTTGCATGTTTGTTTCCAGCATTGGTTGAGTGCAGGGTTCGGCACTTCAAGTTCAAT GTGGTGATGAGGAACAAAAGTCGGTTGTGCTCGACAAAGTCCATTGTCACTGTCAATGGCCGGTTTCCGGGGCCGACTCTCTACGCCAGAGAAGGTGATACAGTTCTTGTCAAGGTCGTTAACCACGTCAAATACAACGTCTCTATCCATTG GCATGGTATCCGACAACTCCGAACTGGATGGGCCGACGGACCAGCATACATCACGCAATGCCCGATCCAGCCAAGTCAAAGCTATGTGTACAACTTCACCATTACGGGCCAACGAGGCACACTCCTTTGGCACGCGCACATCCTGTGGCTGAGGGCGACGGTCCACGGTGCCTTAGTCGTACTGCCGAAGCGGGGCGTACCGTACCCGTTTCCCAAGCCCCAAAGTGAAGTGGTCGTCATATTAG CCGAATGGTGGAAATCGGACACTGAGGCTGTGATCAACGAAGCACTGAAATCGGGTTTGGCCCCGAATGTATCGGATGCTCATACCATTAACGGACATCCAGGACCCGTATCGGCCTGCCCCTCACAAG CCGGGTTCACACTGAGTGTACAAAGCGGCAAAACCTACATGCTGCGCCTAATCAACGCTGCCCTCAATGAAGAGCTCTTCTTCAAAATCGCGGGACACAAGCTCACCGTCGTGGAAGTCGACGCCACCTACGTAAAGCCCTTCAAGATCGATACCATCGTCATCGCCCCCGGCCAAACCACCAATGTCATCGTATCGGCCGACCAGAACTCCGGGAAGTACGCGTTGTCGGCCTCCCCCTTCATGGACGCTCCGATCGCCGTCGACAACGTTACCGCTACCGCCACCCTCCACTACTCGGGCACCCTTTCCAATACCCCCACCACCTTCGCCACCCCGCCTCCCAAGAACGCCACCGCAATCGCCAACAACTTCCTCGACTCCTTAAAAAGTTTGAATTCCAAGAAATACCCGGCCCAAGTCCCGATAAAGGTTGATCACTCCCTTTTCTTCACTGTCGGGCTCGGGATTAACCCGTGCCCGAGTTGTATAGCGGGCAATGGGAGCCGTGTTGTGGCTAGTGTTAACAATGTCACGTTCGTCATGCCCACCACTGCTCTGCTTCAAGCACATTTTTTCAAGATCAAGGGAGTTTTCACCACCGATTTTCCCGGTAATCCGCCGAATACTTTCAACTACACGGGCGCTGGGCCAACCAATTTATCGACGAAAAATGGGACGAAGGTTTATCGACTGCCATATAACGCTACGGTCCAAGTTGTTCTGCAAGATACCGGCATTATAGCCCCGGAAAACCACCCTGTCCATTTGCACGGGTTTAATTTCTACGTGGTTGGGAAGGGTTTAGGGAATTATAACGCGAAAAAGGATCCGAAAAAATTCAACCTTGTCGATCCGGTCGAGAGGAACACAATTGGAGTACCGTCCGGTGGATGGGTAGCTTTCAGATTCCGCGCAGATAATCCAG GAGTTTGGTTTATGCATTGCCACTTAGAAGTGCACACAACGTGGGGGCTGAAGATGGCATTTTTGGTGGACAATGGAAAGGGCCCTAAGGAGTCTGTTCTGCCACCTCCAAAAGATCTTCCAAAATGTTAG
- the LOC131326932 gene encoding laccase-4 isoform X2, giving the protein MESWIRVVILVACLFPALVECRVRHFKFNVVMRNKSRLCSTKSIVTVNGRFPGPTLYAREGDTVLVKVVNHVKYNVSIHWHGIRQLRTGWADGPAYITQCPIQPSQSYVYNFTITGQRGTLLWHAHILWLRATVHGALVVLPKRGVPYPFPKPQSEVVVILAEWWKSDTEAVINEALKSGLAPNVSDAHTINGHPGPVSACPSQAGFTLSVQSGKTYMLRLINAALNEELFFKIAGHKLTVVEVDATYVKPFKIDTIVIAPGQTTNVIVSADQNSGKYALSASPFMDAPIAVDNVTATATLHYSGTLSNTPTTFATPPPKNATAIANNFLDSLKSLNSKKYPAQVPIKVDHSLFFTVGLGINPCPSCIAGNGSRVVASVNNVTFVMPTTALLQAHFFKIKGVFTTDFPGNPPNTFNYTGAGPTNLSTKNGTKVYRLPYNATVQVVLQDTGIIAPENHPVHLHGFNFYVVGKGLGNYNAKKDPKKFNLVDPVERNTIGVPSGGWVAFRFRADNPGVWFMHCHLEVHTTWGLKMAFLVDNGKGPKESVLPPPKDLPKC; this is encoded by the exons atggagtcTTGGATTCGAGTTGTGATATTAGTTGCATGTTTGTTTCCAGCATTGGTTGAGTGCAGGGTTCGGCACTTCAAGTTCAAT GTGGTGATGAGGAACAAAAGTCGGTTGTGCTCGACAAAGTCCATTGTCACTGTCAATGGCCGGTTTCCGGGGCCGACTCTCTACGCCAGAGAAGGTGATACAGTTCTTGTCAAGGTCGTTAACCACGTCAAATACAACGTCTCTATCCATTG GCATGGTATCCGACAACTCCGAACTGGATGGGCCGACGGACCAGCATACATCACGCAATGCCCGATCCAGCCAAGTCAAAGCTATGTGTACAACTTCACCATTACGGGCCAACGAGGCACACTCCTTTGGCACGCGCACATCCTGTGGCTGAGGGCGACGGTCCACGGTGCCTTAGTCGTACTGCCGAAGCGGGGCGTACCGTACCCGTTTCCCAAGCCCCAAAGTGAAGTGGTCGTCATATTAG CCGAATGGTGGAAATCGGACACTGAGGCTGTGATCAACGAAGCACTGAAATCGGGTTTGGCCCCGAATGTATCGGATGCTCATACCATTAACGGACATCCAGGACCCGTATCGGCCTGCCCCTCACAAG CCGGGTTCACACTGAGTGTACAAAGCGGCAAAACCTACATGCTGCGCCTAATCAACGCTGCCCTCAATGAAGAGCTCTTCTTCAAAATCGCGGGACACAAGCTCACCGTCGTGGAAGTCGACGCCACCTACGTAAAGCCCTTCAAGATCGATACCATCGTCATCGCCCCCGGCCAAACCACCAATGTCATCGTATCGGCCGACCAGAACTCCGGGAAGTACGCGTTGTCGGCCTCCCCCTTCATGGACGCTCCGATCGCCGTCGACAACGTTACCGCTACCGCCACCCTCCACTACTCGGGCACCCTTTCCAATACCCCCACCACCTTCGCCACCCCGCCTCCCAAGAACGCCACCGCAATCGCCAACAACTTCCTCGACTCCTTAAAAAGTTTGAATTCCAAGAAATACCCGGCCCAAGTCCCGATAAAGGTTGATCACTCCCTTTTCTTCACTGTCGGGCTCGGGATTAACCCGTGCCCGAGTTGTATAGCGGGCAATGGGAGCCGTGTTGTGGCTAGTGTTAACAATGTCACGTTCGTCATGCCCACCACTGCTCTGCTTCAAGCACATTTTTTCAAGATCAAGGGAGTTTTCACCACCGATTTTCCCGGTAATCCGCCGAATACTTTCAACTACACGGGCGCTGGGCCAACCAATTTATCGACGAAAAATGGGACGAAGGTTTATCGACTGCCATATAACGCTACGGTCCAAGTTGTTCTGCAAGATACCGGCATTATAGCCCCGGAAAACCACCCTGTCCATTTGCACGGGTTTAATTTCTACGTGGTTGGGAAGGGTTTAGGGAATTATAACGCGAAAAAGGATCCGAAAAAATTCAACCTTGTCGATCCGGTCGAGAGGAACACAATTGGAGTACCGTCCGGTGGATGGGTAGCTTTCAGATTCCGCGCAGATAATCCAG GAGTTTGGTTTATGCATTGCCACTTAGAAGTGCACACAACGTGGGGGCTGAAGATGGCATTTTTGGTGGACAATGGAAAGGGCCCTAAGGAGTCTGTTCTGCCACCTCCAAAAGATCTTCCAAAAT GCTAA